GTCGTTCCTCAGTGGCCAGACGACCACGCACTTCTGGAACACCGACATCACGCAGAGCGGCGCCACCGTCAGCGCCAAGAACCTCTCGCACAACAAGAAGATCCTGCCGGGCCAGTCGATCACCTTCGGCTTCAACGGCAACTCCGCACCCGGACCCAACCCCAACCCCGACCTGATCACGCTGAACGGCGCCGCCTGCGCCTGATCCCGGACCGCCGGGCCGCCGCGTCCCCTCGCGGCGGCCCGGCACCGTGACCGCGACTCCACCGACCTCCTCTGTGACCTACGCCACCATGGCCGCGGGGCCACAGCGATACGGCGCCATGGTGAGCATGGCCTCACCCTCCGGACGGGCCACCCCCACGTGACCAGTTTGAACTGTCCTGGGAGGATCAGGCCGTGACCCGCTCCGAGAGCGCACACGCCACTTCGTACGGCGAGTAGCCTTGGACAGGTTCTATTTCTTGAAACGCCGATCTGCGGAAGAGGGCGATTTCGGCCGTGTCGTCTGAGTCGTCGGGGACAAACCCGCTGGCCACCTTTGGACAGAACGAGTGGCTTGTCGATGAGCTGTACCAGAAGTATCTCCAGGACCCCGAATCCGTCGACCGCGCCTGGTGGAACTTCTTCGCCGACTACAACCCCGAGTCAGGCACGAGCCGCACAGCACTGCCGGAGGCCAACGGCGCCGCCGCACCGGTGACCGAGCCGGCCGCCGCCGAGCCCGAGCCCACCCCGCGCGAGCCCGTGAAGCCCGCCAAGCCCGTGCAGAAGGCCGCGGCCAAGCCCGCCGAGAAGCCCGCCGCCAAGGCCGCCGAGCCGGCCAAGTCCGCCAAGCCGTCCGGTGCGGAAGAGGTCCGCCTGCGCGGCGCCGCCGCGCGCACCGCGGCCAACATGGACCTCAGCCTGGCCGTCCCCACCGCCACCAGCGTGCGCGTGATCCCGGCCAAGCTGCTGATCGACAACCGCATCGTCATCAACAACCATCTGTCCCGCGGTCGCGGCGGCAAGGTGTCGTTCACCCACCTGATCGGCTACGCCATCGTCAAGGCGCTCGCCGTGATGCCGGACATGAACCACTCCTACGCCGAGGTCGACGGCAAGCCGACCCTGGTCAAGCCCGAGCACGTCGGCCTCGGCCTCGCCATCGACGTGCAGAAGAGCGACGGCAGCCGTCAGCTCCTCGTGCCGTCCATCAAGGCCGCCGAGTCCATGGACTTCCGCCAGTTCTGGACGGCGTACGAAGAGGTCGTGCGCAAGGCCCGCGCCGGCAAGCTCGGCGTGGACGATTTCACCGGCACCACGATCAGCCTCACCAACCCCGGCACCATCGGCACCGTCCACTCGGTGCCGCGCCTGATGCCGGGCCAGGGCACGATCATCGGCGTCGGCGCCATGGAGTACCCCGCCGAGTACCAAGGCGCCTCCCCCGAGACGCTCAACCGCCTCGCGGTCAGCAAGGTCATGACCCTGACCAGCACCTACGACCACCGCATCATCCAGGGTGCGCAGTCGGGTGAGTTCCTGCGCCGCATCCACCGGCTGCTGCTCGGTGAGGACGGCTTCTACGACGAGGTGTTCCAGGCCCTGCGCATCCCGTACGAGCCGGTGCGCTGGGTGCAGGACATCTCGGCCTCCCACGACGACGACGTCGCCAAGTCGGCCCGCGTCATCGAGCTGATCCACGCCTACCGCGTGCGCGGCCACCTGATGGCCGACACCGACCCGCTGGAGTACAACCAGCGCAAGCACCCCGACCTGGACATCAAGTCCCACGGCCTCACCTTGTGGGACCTCGAGCGCGAGTTCGCGACCGGCGGGTTCGGCGGCCGTCCGCTGATGAAGCTGCGCGACATCCTCGGCGTGCTGCGCGACTCCTACTGCCGCACGGTCGGCATCGAGTACATGCACATCCAGAACCCCGAGGAGCGGTCCTGGATCCAGGCGCGGGTCGAGAAGGGCCACACCCGGCCGACCCGTGAGGAGCAGCTCCACATCCTGCACCGGCTCAACACCGCCGAGGCGTTCGAGACGTTCCTGCAGACCAAGTACGTCGGCCAGAAGCGCTTCTCGCTCGAAGGCGGCGAGTCGCTGATCCCGCTGCTCGACTCGGTGATCAGCGCGGCGGCCGAGGAGGGCCTCGACGAGGCCGTCATCGGCATGGCGCACCGCGGCCGGCTCAACGTGCTCGCCAACATCGTCGGCAAGTCGTACGCGCAGGTGTTCGGCGAGTTCGAAGGCAACCTCGACCCGCGCAGCGCGCACGGCTCAGGCGACGTGAAGTACCACCTCGGCGCCGGCGGCGACTTCACCGCGCCGAGCGGCCAGAAGATCGCGACGTCCGTGGTGGCGAACCCGTCCCACCTGGAGGCCGTCGACCCGGTGCTCGAAGGTGTGGTCCGCGCCAAGCAGGACCTGCTGGAGCGCGGCGAGGAGGGCTTCACCGTCCTTCCCGTGCTGGTGCACGGCGACGCCGCGTTCGCCGGCCAGGGTGTGGTGGCCGAGACGCTCCACCTGTCGCAGCTTCGCGGGTACCGCACCGGCGGCACCGTGCACGTCGTGGTCAACAACCAGGTGGGCTTCACCACCTCGCCGGCGTCGTCGCGGTCCAGCGTGTACGCCACCGACGTGGCGCGCATGATCCAGGCGCCGATCTTCCACGTCAACGGCGACGACCCCGAGGCCGTGGTGCGGGTGGGCCGGCTGGCCTACGAGTACCGCCAGGCGTTCCGCAAGGACGTCGTGATCGACCTGGTCTGCTACCGCCGCCGCGGCCACAACGAGAGCGACAACCCGAGCTTCACCCAGCCCCTGATGTACGACCTGATCGACGCCAAGCGCTCGATCCGCAAGCTGTACACCGAGGCGCTGATCGGCCGCGGCGACATCACGGTCGAGGAGGCCGAGCAGGCGCTGCGCGACTACCAGAGCCAGCTCGAACGCGCCTTCACCGAGACCCGCGAGGCCGGTCACAAGCCGCTGGAGCCGGGTGCGGTCGTCAAGCCGGCCCCCGACGAGGTGGTGCCGTGGTCCCACGACGAGACCCCGTCGGCGGTCAGCGAGGAGACGATCAAGCGGGTCGTGGAGACCCAGCTCAACCTCCCCGAGGGCTTCACCGCGCACCCGCGCCTGGCGCCGGTGCTGCAGCGCCGCGGCCGCATGGTGTCGGAGGACGCCATCGACTGGGCCATGGGTGAGACCCTGGCGTTCGGCTCGCTGCTGCTCGACGGCCACCCGGTGCGCCTGGTCGGCCAGGACTCCCGTCGTGGCACGTTCGGCCAGCGGCACGCGGTGCTGGTCGACCGGGTCACCGGTGAGGACCACACGCCGCTGAAGGCGTTCAACCAGGGCACCACGAAGTTCTACGTCTACGACTCCCTGCTGTCGGAGTTCGCGGCGATGGGCTTCGAGTACGGCTACAGCGTGGTGCGGCCGGACGCGCTGGTGGCGTGGGAGGCGCAGTTCGGCGACTTCGCCAACGGCGCGCAGTCGATCATCGACGAGTTCATCTCGTCGGGTGAGCAGAAGTGGGGCCAGCGTTCCTCGGTGGTCCTGCTGCTGCCGCACGGCTACGAGGGCCAGGGTCCCGACCACTCCTCCGCGCGGATCGAGCGGTTCCTGCAGCTGTGCGCGCAGGACAACATGACGGTGGCGCAGCCGAGCACGCCGGCCAACTACTTCCACCTGCTGCGCTGGCAGGTGCTGAGCAACCGGCGCCGTCCGCTGGTGGTCTTCACGCCGAAGTCGCTGCTGCGGCTCAAGGCGGCGTCCTCGCCTGCCGTGGAGTTCACCTCCGGGGCCTTCCGGCCGGTGATCGGCGACGCCACGGTCACCCCGTCCGAGGTGCGGCGCGTGGTGCTGTGCTCGGGCCGGGTGTACTACGACCTGGTCGCGGCGCGGGACAAGCAGGAGCGCTCGGACGTCGCGATCGTGCGGCTTGAGCGCATCTACCCCTTCCCCGCCGAGGAGCTGCGTGCCGAGCTGTCCCGTTACAGCTTGGACGCCGAGCTGGTGTGGGCCCAGGACGAGCCGATCAACATGGGCCCGTGGCCGTACCTCACGCTGAAGCTGGCCGAGGAGCCGGGTGTGCTCGGCGGTCGCGGGCTGCGCCGGGTGTCCCGGCCGGCCAACTCCTCGCCGGCGGTCGGCTCGCACGCCGCGCACGACGCCGAGCTGGAGCGCATCACCACCGAGAGCCTCGGCTGACGTTCACACGCATCGAAGTCCCCCACTGGTGGTTCTCGTGGGGGACTTCGCGTGTATCTGGATCATCGTTAGGAGACGCCATGTACTTCACCGACCGGGGGATCGAGGAGCTGGTCGAGCGCCGCGGCGAGGAGGAGGTCGGCATGGTGTGGCTGGCCGAGCGCATGCGTGAGTTCGTCGACCTCAACCCGGAGTTCGAGGTGCCGGTGGAGCGGCTGGCGACCTGGCTCGCGCGGCTGGACGACGAGGACTGAACCACGCCGGGCAGACGCGATACATCTTGACTTTTCACGGACGCGACATATCGTGTTTGTGGAAGACGCATCGTGTCCCCCTCGGAAGGCGAATGTCATGGCCCAGTGGATCATCGACCAGCCCGGCCGGCACACGTTCGAGCCGGTGACCGCGCTCAGCGTGCGCATCGTGGCCGGTCGCCTGGCCGTGCTCGCCAGCGACGGGCCACCCACCCTGGAGGTGACCGAGATCGACACGGCGCCGCTGGTCGTCGAGCACGACGAGGACGGGCGGCTCACCGTCGCGTACAAGGACCTGACCTGGGACGGCGTCCTCGGCTGGCTCCGGCAGGGCCGGCGGTCCACCACGCTGACCCTGACCGTGCCGAAGGACTGCGCCGTGCAGGCAGGCGTCATCTCCGCGTCCGCGGTCGTGGCGGGCTTCGAGAAACGCACCAACGTCAAGAGCGTGTCCGGTGAGATCGTGCTGGACGGGCTCAGCGGCGAGACCGAGGCCGAGACCGTGTCAGGGCCGGTCGAGAGCCGCGGCCTGACCGGCGACTTCCGTTTCACGAGCGTCGCCGGGGAGCTGACCGTCGCCGGCGGCACCCCCCGGCGGCTGCGCGTCAACACCGTGTCCGGCCGCGTCACCGCGGACCTGGCACTCCCGCCGACGGGGCACGTCACCCTGCACAGCGTGTCAGGGCCCATCGTGGTGCGCCTCCCCAAGGACACCGACGCCGACGTCGCCCTGCGGTCCACCTCCGGCCGGCTGGACACCGCGTTCGACGGCCTGAACGGCGCCAGCCGTCCCGGCACACGTTCGCTGTCCGGCCGGCTCGGCGGCGGGATGGCCTCCCTGTCGGCCACCACGATCTCGGCCGACGTGACCCTTCTGAGGAGAGACCAGTGAGCCCCGTTTTCGCCCATGGGCGGCTCCGTTTGTACCTGCTCAAGCTCCTCGAAGAGAGCCCGAGACACGGCTACGAGGTGATCCGCCTCCTCCAGGACCGCTTCCTCGGGGTGTACTCGCCGTCCCCCGGCACGATCTACCCCCGTCTCGCCAGGCTGGAGGAGGAAGGCCTGGTGACCCACGAGGTGGTCGACGGCAAGAAGGTCTTCACCATCACCGACAACGGTCGCGCCGAACTGGAGAGCCGGCTCGACGAGCTGGCCGACCTCGAGCAGGAGATCACCCGGTCGGTCCAGGACATCGCACGCGAGGTCAAGGAGGACGTGCGCGACACCGTGCGTTCCCTGCGGGACGAACTCACCCAGATGGCCCGCGACGTCCGCCAAGGCAACCAGCAAAGCGGTCAGGAGACCAAGGAGAACCTCCGCGCCGCGCAGGAGGAGATCCGCAACGCACGCGACGAGTACCGCCGCGTCTGGCGTGAGCAGAAGCAGGCCTGGCAGCAGCAGAAGCAGGAGTTCCAACGCCAGAAGCAGGCCTGGAAAGAGGAGACCTACCGCTGGCGCGACGACTGGCTGAGCACCTTCTGGCCGACCATCCACCCCGGCCACCCCGGCCACGACGCCACCGGCCACGACGCCGAACTCGGCCGCATGCTCGCCGACTTCGTCAACGAGATCCGCGAAGCCGCCGCCGAAGGCACCGTGACCGAGGAAACCCTCGCCACCACCCAGGACACCCTCTACGAAGCCAGCACCAAGATCCGCTCCTCTCTGAACCCCTGACCCCACCCCGCAACCAACACACCCCACCGACACTCTCCACCACCCGGCACCAACCCACCGGGACAATGCCGACGACCCCCACCACGACGACATCCTCCACCGTCCGACACATGGCACCCCACCGACACCAACCCAACGGGACAATGCCGACGACCCCCACCACGACGGCATCCTCCACCGTCCGACACATGGCACCCCACCGACACCAACCCAACGGGACAGTGCCGACGACCCCCACCACGACGGCATCCTCCACCGTCCGACACATGGCACCCCACCGACACCAACCCAACGGGACAGTGCCGACGACCCCCACCACGACGGCATTCTCCACCGTCCGACACATGGCACCTCTCCGGCGCCGACGCGGCGGGACGATGTACGGCGAATCCGGCGCCGCCGTACGGCGTCCCGCGTGGCGTGGTGACGCCGGCTAATCCACGGTGAAGACGATCTTGCCGAAGAAGTCGCCGTCGCGCAGGGCCGCGAACCCCTCTGGGGCCTCGGCCAGTGGCAGCACCCGGTCCACGACGGGCCGTACCCCCGTCTGGCCGAGGAACGTGGCGAGTCTGCCGAGCTGGTCGCGCGTCCCCATGGTGGAGCCGATCACCGACAGCTGGAGGAAGAAGACCCGGTTCAGGTCGGCAGGTGGCACGGCGCCGCTGGTGGCGCCGCTCACCACGACGCGGCCACCGGGCCGTAGGGACTTCAGTGAGTGGTCCCACGTCGCCTGACCCACGGTCTCCATCACGGCGTCCACCCGCTCAGGCAGCCGTGCTCCCGATGCGAAGACCTGATCGGCGCCGAGCGTCAGAGCGCGTTCCCGTTTCTCCTCCGACCGGCTGGTGGCCCACACCCGATACCCGGCCGCTCGTCCGAGCCTGATCAGCGCGGTCGCGACGCCACCCCCGGCACCCTGCACCAGCACCGTGGACCCGGGCTCGAGGCCGGCCTTCTCGAACAGCATGCGGTACGCCGTCAGCCACGCCGTCGGCAGGCACGCGGCGTCCTCGAAGGACAGCTCCGCCGGTTTCGGCACGAGGTTGGCGCGCGGCACGGTGACCCGCTCGGCGAACGTGCCGTCGTGGACCTCCGACAGCAGGGACCGCCGAGGGTCCAGGGTCTCGTCCCCGTGCACCGGCGCGCCGATCACCGAGTGGACGATGACGTCGTTGCCGTCCTCGTCCACACCGGCCGCGTCGCAGCCGAGCACGATGGGGAGACGGTCCTGCCGGATGCCGACACCTTGGAGGGTCCAGAGGTCGTGGTGGTTGAGGGCCGCCGCCTTGACGGTGACGGTGGTCCAGCCGGCGGGGGGCTCGGGGTCGGGGTGCTCACCCAGCGTGAGCCCGGCGAGCGGATCGTCCTGGTCGGTGCGCGTGCATGTAACGGCGAACATGCCCGAACCCTATCCCCGCGCTCTTCCGTCCCTCCCTCCGGCCTCCTTCACCGCGATTCACCGCCACCCGTGAAATTACACTCGGCGTATTCCGCGGCACCTGCGGCGAGTACCGGAACAAAGGGCGAACGCCGTCGAATGCACGCACATGACCGGGCCGACACGCGCGGACCGGAACCCGAGTTCCGGAGAAATTACCGACTCACTCGGCCAGGAGGTCGTGCGCGACGGTTTCCCCGCTCTGACCGGCCAATCCGCCACTCCGGCCAAGTATTCATTTCCGTTTTATACGCATATATCAGCGACGCGCCGCGTCATATTTTTTGCCTGCTGGCGCGAATCTCCCGCATGTCGGACAACGGACTGCACGTCGAGCATGAGTAGGGTCGGACATGCAGGCGCGCCATGTATCAAGGTGCTCCTTTACTTTGAACTGCAAAAAGAAAAGGACCGCTTTATGATAGACGTCGGTCATCCTCGGTCTACACACCGTAACGTCGGTCGTTCGTGGCTGACAGCCTCTCTCACGGGCGCCCTCGCGCTGGGCGTACTCGCCGCGACACCGGGCACCGCCGGCGCCGTTCTGGCGCCGCAAGACCTGGGGACGAAAGCAGTGACCCTGCTTCCGGCCGCGCCCGTGCAGAACGGCTTCTCCATGATCGTCCGGCGGGCCATCGCCACAACCATCACGCTCGTGTCGTCGCGCAACCCGTCCAAGGTCGGCGAGGCCGTCACCTTCACCGCCACGGTGGCAGGAACCGGCACCGTGATCATCCCGACAGGGAACGTCGTGTTCCGCGACAACGGCGTGGACATCGGCACCGCACCGCTCGAAGGCACGGGCCAGGCCTCGTTCACCACATCAGCCCTGATCGCGGGCAACCACAGCATCACCGCCGCCTACCAGGGCAACGTCTCGTTCGACCCGAGCACCTCGGCCTCCCTGATCCAGCAGCGCCTCGCGAGCCCACCCACTCCCGCTCCCACTCCTACTCACACTCAAACGCCTCAGCCGGAGCCGGTGGTGGAGCCCGAAACGCCGGCCGTCGTTCACGACGATGACGACGACGACGAGTTCGGCCGCGTCTGCCGCAGGTTCCGCCACCACCGCGGCGAGGGCGGCTGGGAGGACCCGAGGTGGCGGAAACTCCGCCAGTACTGCGAGGACCACTGGCACCGCAAGGACGACCAGGTCGTCCTCATCGACAAGGGCATCCGCCGCCACATCTTCGGCCACTACGACCAGGGCGGCGGCGGCCGTGAGTACTGGGACTCCAGCAAGAAGCGCTGGATCCCGGTGCACCGCCACGAGCGGCCCCACTACAAGAAGGAGCACGTCCGTCCCAGGCCCATGCCGCCCAGGCCACCCGTCAAGCACTTCGCCGTAACGGGTTGACCACCACGAGAGGGCCCGCCATAAGCGCGACGCGGGCCCTCATCCCCCCACCCCCCCACCACCACCGACCACCGACAGGCACCCGGGGGTCCCTGTGTACGTCAGCCGTCCGTCCCGCCGCACCGCACTTGTGCTCGCCGCAGTGGCGCTCGCCGCCTTGGCGGTCGTGACCCTGATCGCGTACCTGACCGCCGGACAGAAGGCCACCCCCACGGCCAAGCCGCCACTCGAGCCCCCGGTCGCCCCCGTCCACGTGACGAAGAAACAACTCGCGGCACTCCCCCGAGCCACCACGTACGCGAAACTCCGGCACGCGGAGAAGGACCCGGCCCCTCACGCCTCCGCCACCGGCCAGATCCTCCACCCCAAACACACCAAAATCCTCTACACCACCCCCGGTGGCCCACCTCTGGCCGTACTCCCCACCACCCAGCTCGACAACCCCACCTGGCTCCCCGTCATAGAGACCCGCCCCGGCTGGACCCGCGTCCTGCTCCCCACCCGTCCCAACGGCGCCACCGGCTGGCTCCACACCGCCGACAACAGCACAGAACAGACCGCCAACCCGTACGAGGTCCGCGTCGACCTCAGCGACCGCCGCCTGACCCTCCTCAAGCACAGCGCACCCACCGGCTCGTGGCCGGTGGCCGTAGGCGCACCGGACACGCCGACCCCCACCGGCCGCACCTTCCTCCTCGCCTCCCTGACCCCACCCGAGATCACCTACAGCCCTCTGATCCTCCCTCTAGGCGCGCACTCGGAGGTTCTGCAGACCTACGACGGCGGCCCGGGAACCATCGGCCTCCACGGCTGGCCCGACTCCAGCGTGTTCGGGAAAGCCCTGTCCCACGGCTGCGTCCGCCTTCCCCGTCAAGCCCTCACCACGCTGTCCCATCTCCCTCTCGGCACTCCGGTCCTCGTCTCCGCCTGACCCCGTCCCGGACGGACGACCGCCGGCGCTCCGACTTCCTTGCCGAAAAGTACTTGACGCAATGGAAAGTGGAAAGTACTTTCCTAGTTGGAAAGTAAGGAGCCCGCCATGACCGCCACCCCCGAAGACGCCCCCTACATCACCCCCGAGGACGCCGCACGCACCCTGCGGGAGATCCGCACGTCCCAGGCCCGGGTGATCAGATCCCGTCCCTGGTTCCCCGCCTGGTACACCACAGGCGTGGCCCTCTACGTCACCGGAGTCCAGTTCCTCACCGAACCCGGCACCCCCATGAACACGATGACCACCGGCATCGCGGTCCTGTCCGTCGCACTGCTCGCCTTGGTGCTCACCCTGGCGTACCGCACCCGCCGCCGTCCCCACCGCACCCTCGTCACCTCCAAGATCCTCGGCGTCTTCGCCGCGTGGCTGGTCACGGCCATCCTCCTGTGCCTGGCCCTGGCACTCCCTCTGGACGCCGCCGGGATCCCCTACGCGCGCACGTACGCCGCACTGGTCATGACCGTCTACATGGCGGCGACCGGCTCCGTCGTGGCCCGCCACATCACCGGCCGCATGGCCGCCGCGATCGAGTCGGCCCGATGAGCGACCTGGATCCGGTGATCCACGCACCCGCCAGACTCCAGATCATGTCCCTGCTCGCCGCCGTCGAAGAGGCGGAGTTCTCCTTCCTCCGCGACGAGACCGGCGTCAGCGACTCGGTCATGTCCAAACACGCCACCGCTCTGGAGACGGCCGGCTACGTCCAGATCCGCAAGGGTCATGTGGGGAAACGTCCCCGCACCTGGCTCAAACTCTCCCCCACCGGCCGTCAGGCGTACAAAGCCCACGTGGAGGCCCTGCACGACATAGTCGCGCGCTCAGGCATGACCCTCATCCCCGAATAGCGATCAGGACGTGACCGCTCGCCGGTACACCCCCGGCGTCACCCCGAAGCACCGCGTGAACCACCGCGTCAGATGGCTCTGGTCGGTGAACCCCGCCATGACCGCGACCTCCGCCAGCGGCCGCCCCTCGTCGAGCAGCCGCCGCGCCGTACGCAACCGCAACTGCCGCTGGTAGTCGCTAGGCGCCATCCCGTACACCGCGCGGAACGACCGGTACACCGCGAACCGGCTCCGTCCCGCCACCGCGGCCAGTTCCCCCGCCGTGATCCCCGGGTCATCGCCGTAATGCAGCGCCTCCCTGACCACCCGCGCCGCGCCGGCCTCCGGCGCCGCCTCGTCCTCCCCGCCACGACCCCCGCCACCCCGCCGTACCACCTGCGCAACGACCTGGTCGAACAACTCATCGCGCCGCAGCACCGACACGTCCCCCACCAGCGCCTCATGCAACCCCCGCAACCCCCGGGCCAACTCAGCGTCCCGCACCACAGGTTCACTGAACAACGGCAACCCGCCACCACCACCCACCTCGTCGAGCACCTCCGCCACCAGCTCCGGCCCCACATGCACCATCCGGTACGTGAACCCCCCATCGTCATCCGCATGTCCGTCATGCGGATCGTCCGGGTTGAACACCATCACCATCCCCGCCGCGCTCCGATGCCGAGCCCCCCGGCACGTGAACGTCTGCACCCCCTTCTCGGTGAACCCGAACGAGTACGTCTCATGACTGTGCCGGTGATACACATGCCGCTCGAAATGCGCATGCATCGCCTCGACCGCACGATCCCCCGCACGCCAGTACCGAGCCCAGTCCCCACCCACCCCCGAATTCTCCCTCACCCGCGCCGACCCCCCGCACCTTCGTACAAGACCCCGTGCCTCCGCACGCGCCACCCTCGACCCATGCGCTTCGACACCAAGATCGCCATAGTCGTCCGAGAAGACCTGGCCACCTGGCAGAAACTCAACGTCACCGCCTTCCTGTCAAGCGCCGTAGCCACCCTCGACGACCTGATCGGCACCCCCTACACCGACGCCACCGGCAACACCTACCTCCCCATGCTCCGCCAGCCCGTCCTCATCTACACGGCCCCCGACACCCAGGCCCTGAACCACCTCCACCGACGAGCCCTCACCCGAGCCTTCCCGACGGCCGTCTACATAGAAGACATGTTCAAGACCACCCACGACACCGCCAACCGCGAAACCGTCCAGGCCTTCCAAGCCGACGAACTCCCCCTGGTAGGCCTTGCCGTCCACGGCCCCCGCAACCCTCTGGACAAAATCCTGAAGGACCTCTCGCTCCACCCCTGATCGTGCTCAGTCGCCTTCGTACAGCCGCGCCAGATCGACGAGCTCGACGTCCGCACGCTCGGCGGCGAGACGAGCAAGACCGGCCGAGAAGCCGGATCGGGAGAACAGCAGCAATTTGGGAAGGGCAGCGACCTTGGCTGCGGGAATGAGGGTGCGCAGGTGTTCCAGTCGCTCCAGTTGCGGCGTGTCCACCGGCGCCTCGGTGCTCTTGGCCTCGCCGATGGCGGTCACGCGGTCGGCGGCGAAAGACGTGGTCTCCATGACGACGACGTCCAGCTCATGACCTTGACGGTGCGCCGGACACGGGAGCTCGGTCGGACGTACAGCGGTGGCGGTGCCGCCGAGGCTCTCAGGGGACGCGTGCTCGAAGCACCACTGGCGGGCCAGGTCCTCGAAATGCGGGCCGTAGATCTGCGATGCGACCGTATCGGCGTTGGCGAGCCACACGCGATCGGCGCGGCCGGCGACCAGTTCGGCCTCATGGCGCTGGATGAGGAGTTGATGCAGGCGCACGACCGGCT
The window above is part of the Sphaerisporangium rubeum genome. Proteins encoded here:
- a CDS encoding AraC family transcriptional regulator, with translation MGGDWARYWRAGDRAVEAMHAHFERHVYHRHSHETYSFGFTEKGVQTFTCRGARHRSAAGMVMVFNPDDPHDGHADDDGGFTYRMVHVGPELVAEVLDEVGGGGGLPLFSEPVVRDAELARGLRGLHEALVGDVSVLRRDELFDQVVAQVVRRGGGGRGGEDEAAPEAGAARVVREALHYGDDPGITAGELAAVAGRSRFAVYRSFRAVYGMAPSDYQRQLRLRTARRLLDEGRPLAEVAVMAGFTDQSHLTRWFTRCFGVTPGVYRRAVTS
- a CDS encoding DUF2000 family protein, with amino-acid sequence MRFDTKIAIVVREDLATWQKLNVTAFLSSAVATLDDLIGTPYTDATGNTYLPMLRQPVLIYTAPDTQALNHLHRRALTRAFPTAVYIEDMFKTTHDTANRETVQAFQADELPLVGLAVHGPRNPLDKILKDLSLHP